The Daucus carota subsp. sativus chromosome 7, DH1 v3.0, whole genome shotgun sequence genome window below encodes:
- the LOC135148005 gene encoding flocculation protein FLO11-like, which produces MSTTAFEFNGAKFVTNNYSAILDNDEAPKEFHLIQDFLAHSELMYALTQPELISPSQVLTLWRSANYDDGGENGSPSLTCNYEGQEYAISPATIRKTLHLPEEKKYDASDKLKIALPDKYEALFSDENIPQPPSPAHEPIAKSDPKPTSGSSQQGPVEKSSPKRILRSTKSPTKPSPPPRKRRFLQKISDSESEEDIPPPPPAKRLRKKIKPTSITDLTVEPPQSEDPEQALIPFSDQSAEPLLIEPISAMPLDTAAADKQLSESTSDHNDQPEGTKSVKEKVAADTDISEKPSDAPSKSEDAQIEMVLQLIQDSMVQPDDIVAAPAQEIPMAENSEAATEALESHTLSIFLADIDDDEGTEVTSTPIQAPGLHSIISEPVRETTPERADSPVKALSPVRESTPFIAPAVPSSPIPFSEPVRRNICHLSYNNRMCRITSPSVEDRLTSIEATQASMNYTLADLSASVAQLVQKQKIPKQKGIVISEVNYTDINRPRTRSQTQTLPESDSKDKGKKPVDIVPSVSTMPKKSVITLAPENPTKRMVKLSKSVHVMANVSEQPEEKEVGLVRRRKGESKSIPEITLTSDNAQVKAPITEEKIEDTKASWLKLNSEETQDDQKKKSLYGSLGTNLYKESPMLTRWLL; this is translated from the exons atgtcgacaactgctttcgagttcaatggagcaaagtttgtcaccaacaactactcagccATTCTGGACAACGATGAAgcacccaaggagtttcatcttattcaagatttcttggctcacagtgagctgatgtatgctctgactcagccagagctaatctctccttctcaagttctcaccctctggagatcagcaaattacgatgatggaggtgaaaatggttCTCCATCTCTCACCTGCAATTATGAAGGCCAAGAGTATGCTATCTCACCAGCAACCATTAGGAAgactcttcatcttcctgaagaaaagaaatatgatgCTTCA gataaactgaaGATAGCTTTACCTGACAAGTATGAagccttattctctgatgagaatatcccaCAGCCTCCATCTCCTGCTCATGAACCAATAGCAAAATCTGATCCCAAACCAACCTCTGGTTCTTctcaacaaggaccagttgaaaaatcttcaccaaaaAGGATACTTAGATCTACcaaatccccaaccaaaccctcccctcctcccagaaaaagaagattcctacagaaaatttcagattctgaatcagaagaagacattcctcctcctccaccggCAAAGagactgagaaagaaaataaagccaacctctattactgatctgactgtggaaccaccacaatcagaggatcctgaacaagctttgattccattctctgatcaatCTGCAGAGCCACTATTGATTGAGCCTATTTCTGCAATGCCACTTGATACTGCTGCAGCTGACAAACAACTGTCAGAGTCCACCTCTGATCACAATGATCAGCCTGAAGGAACAAAGTCTGTTAAAGAGAAAGTTGCAGCTGATACTGATATATCAGAAAAACCCTCTGATGCTCCTAGTAAATCAGAGGATGCACAAATAGAAATGGTCCTCCAGTTAATCCAAGATTCTATGGTTCAACCTGAtgatattgttgcagctcctgctcaggagattcccATGGCAGAAAACTCTgaggcagctactgaagctctagagtcacatactctgagtatttttcttgcagacattgatgatgatgaaggcacAGAAGTCACATCAACCCCCATTCAAGCTCCTGGTCTACACTCAataatctctgagccagtcagagaaactaCACCAGAAAGGGCTGATTCCCCAGTTAAGGCACTATCACCAGTCAGGGAATCCACTCCTTTTATAGCTCCTGCAGTTCCAAGTTCTCCAATTCCATTCTCTGAGCCTGTCAGAAGGAATATTTGCCACTTGTCTTATAATAACAGGATGTGCAGAATcacatcaccttctgttgaagaCAGACTTACCTCTATTGAAGCAACTCAGGCTTCAATGAATTATACTCTGGCagatttgagtgcttctgtggcacagctggtacag aaacagaagattccaaagcaaaagggaatagtaataAGTGAGGTGAATTACACTGACATCAATAGACCAAGAACCAGATCTCAAACTCAAACTCTGCCTGAGTCTgactcaaaagacaaaggtAAGAAACCAGTTGATATAGTTCCTTCAGTTTCTACTATGCCAAAGAAATCAGTAATTACATTAGCACCAGAGAATCCTACAAAGAGGATGGTCAAACTGAGCAAGAGTGTGCATGTAATGGCAAATGTATCTGAGCAACCAGAAGAAAAGGAAGTTGGACtggtcagaagaagaaaaggtgaatcCAAATCAATTCCTGAGataactttaacctctgacaatgctcaagttaaagctcCAATAACTGAAGAAAAGATTGAAGATACTAAAGCTTCTTGGTTGAAGTTAAACTCTGAAGAGACTCAAGatgatcagaagaaaaagagtttatatgggagtcttggtacaaatttatacaaggaaagcccaatgctcaccaga tGGTTGTTGtag